A stretch of DNA from Labrus mixtus chromosome 6, fLabMix1.1, whole genome shotgun sequence:
TAGACATTGTTGTATGGTTTACATTGATTCAGATTTTTATTCTTAGTGGCTCTACTTTTAGTacagttttctttcattttgtattgTCTCGCCTGCTTGTTGTACCGTCATAGACTTgcttaaatgaaacaaatacatAGGGTAACAACTCCAGAGTTATGGGGAGTTGCCATGGGACGCTATTGGCCGACTATTGACAGccaacacctcctctctctttgcATCAACTTGGCCTGTGCACTCCTAATCTCTCAGGTGCACACAGCACCAGGTTAGTCATATCCATAGAAACCCTGAAATCACTTGAAACAAATGTTAGTAAcatacaaacatgtttctgtgtgtcattaagttaaaaagtattttaaaataacgTAAGAATTATAAAGAAAAGTACACATGACCATGTGAGCTCAAAGTGaacatcaattaaaaatatgtgtATATTTGTACTGCCTCTTCTTTAAAATTGACTGATCCTCAAGATTTGTTAATAGTACTGGTCAACCTTTAGTGGATACATTTAGCAAACAGCCAACATAAAGTTATAAATGCTAAGTAGCGTGCCATGCTGCGAATGTGCCTAATTGAGGTGGGCCCATCGGCAGTCACATTTGCAATAATGTAGTTTGAGCAGTAAAAGCCTATAACAAACAACACTGTGTTGAATTCATGCAGCAATCTAAATAAAAATCCATGAGTATGCCTACATTTACATAGAAAGTAGTATACAATTGGTTGTTgcataagaaaaaaatcaaatgcacatgtgtgttttattttatttattattgtttgttttttctctaatTGATGGATTGCTTTCTTCAGTAAGCATTGTCCACAGCATTTACAGCTTCTATGCAAACAGGATCCAGTTTTCCATCTCCACCTTGGTGTAAAATAGCACAACAGACTTTAGGTTTCCGCGCTGCCACTCTGCTCacatcacactgtgacatcacaatacATCCAGTCCTGCTTTCAGTCAAAGTTGGCTAAACTCACCAAactccagctgctgtgtgtcaCAGCTGAAGACGAGCTCCCCGTTGACCACGAGCTCCACCGTGTTCCACGCGCGCGTTTCTTCCATGACGCACTGGTGCCCGCGTGCTCTCAGAGCGGCTGCAGGCATATTGAACGGACAATGTTTGACCTCTTCTTAAACAGTCGAGACAGAAGACAACATGCGGTAGAGAAACATACCCTGAAGACCCTGCAGACGGAAGGTCCGGTATTGTACGACTCCGCTGGATTCATAAGGTCCGTAGCAAAGTGTCACACGCGCTAACTTCGGCATTGTTTAATGTAGTCAGCAGTCACCTAGGCAACAGTAACACGCGATGCACCTGTTGCTAACGCGGCCTCCTTGAAAACAAGTAGCCTACATATTAACATTCAAAGTTGAGGTAAATAAAGTCTGTCAATAACCCCAAAATGTCTCTAAGGGTTGTAGTTATGACTCGTAAATTAAAAAGGTGttatatgaatgaatgaattgaattttattttattattgtgtcatgcaTGCATTAGCATGCCCAGCCCACAAGGGCTTACAAGACAccaatataaacacacaaacagaccaaaaACCAAAAATAGATGCCAAACAATACTAACACTATAAACCATCCTGGCGTTTCCTCCAGGCTTTAGTGACAAAAGTGGCCAACTTATAAACATTgtaagtaaacaaacattccaCCCTGACATCATCATTACTCCAAAACACTTGAGGGTCTCGAGcaaacatttcatcaaaaaGAGGTACTCTCAGTTCCTCATAAAAGGgacaatacaaaagaaaatgagattcACTCTCCACTTCTCCTAAAtcacaaagttcacaaattCTCTGTTCCTCTgggatatttttaaatctgccaACGGTGCCGAGGGAAGGATTCCTGTCCTTAATTGAGCAACCAAAGATCTTTCATTTCTTGGTAAGTTTGCTTTAACATATAATTCAGTATCATAATTATGCTTTATTTGGACATATGTTCGTAATTTAGGTTTTAACAATATTTCATTAAACCATTATATTTTGGACTTATTACAATACATCACTGTCAACTTAATAACAGCTATTCTGTTTTAAACTATTAAAACTTCTCATTCATCTCCTGCAGTGTTGATTTTGCCTCTTGGCTAACACTGACACAGTTAGGCCTACAGGGATTTTggtcaaatgtgtattttcattagaaaaaatGACTCACAAAAAATATTGATGATAGTTTGTTAGAGTCTCTcacatcaaattaaaataagCTGATTCCACAATGTGACCCTTCTTTTAATTCTACCATGCTTAATTACTTCAACTTCttataagtgtgtgtggtgACATTTTCCATGCAACACTAACTCAGTACATATTTTACAAGTGCAAACAAGTATACATATATCTTTATTGAAATGGCCTTGACTTTCTTTTAATCTGCAATATACTCCATAAATACAATACGTAGACGGTCTTAAACACAGTGATCACCTCTGGTTTGTAAGTTTCATAAATTTCATACTCAAATTTACTTTTACACCCTGTAATGTAAGATTACAAACAAAATCATACAAAAATAGATAACTCAGTTGATATATTTgcacaaaaatgtacatttacacagttCTAATAAGACTTTACATTCTTTGATAAACATAAACGCTTCCCTTATATCTTTGTTTCTTATTTACACAAGCACAGTTTGAGTCCCAGTATATGGATTACAATACAGTAAAAACTAAATGtacatattttctgaaatataCATACCATTTATCTTAATAGGTGGGACAATAGACAACAATTAAAGTCAACACAAGTGGATATTGCATAGAAGATTCTGGTGTTACCGTGTACGATAATCTTCTTAAAATCCGTAGATAGCAGCATGCGATTTGCAAGTTGACATACAGTGAGACAATAAGCCATCTATCATAACTCACAGACAATTTCTGCTCTGTCAACGTGACTGACAGGCTCCATTGACAAAATGATTCCAACATGAACAAGACAAAATGAATCTTGAGTGTATATATATTTCCCCCCCGGTTTCCCACAAACCTTGACTGTACCACTGACCATCACCAAACAATacctttattatttttctttggcTGATTCATCTCAAATTAGTGCAAAACAATTAATACATTAAATCTGGTTCTAATTTTTTACCTACTCTTTTGACAGACACCCTGAATACTACtgtatatttgatttgttttgacaACAGCACACACCTCTAATATTCTCTAATAGATTATCATCAGCACTTGATACATTTGACCATACAGTTAACAATAAAACAGCTTTACGCGACTTTTTGTTTCACAGTAATGGTGAATATTTCATAAATGACTCAAGTCATTGCAgcgcacagaaaacacacttagATTCACACCACCAATACTTCCTCTTGCACAGAgagtttcttatttatttacttcCATTCTTCAAAGCTTGTGTCTCTCCTTGTGATGGCGTCTGGGTTTGGGCCTCCATGGTACTCTGCCCAGGTGTTTTCAGCACAACCTGAGGCAGTGTTTGTTGATTCTTGCTTAGGTCTGTAGGTCTCTGCGGCACTTTGATTTGCCAGTTTTTGTCCGATTGCATGTTGGTCTCCAGCGTCTGACCCTGTTTTTTCCCGGTAGAGGAGCTGCAGTTGAACTTATTGCACAGATCCCTCATGTCCAGGAGTCCCTGCACTAGACATTTCACAAACTCTGCTGAACACGACTGTGGGCTGTCATGAAAACTAGACACACAGAAGATGATGTGGTCCGACTGAGGGTTGTAGCACGCTCCATATCCGTTTGGAACCACAGGTCCGTAGCAGCAGAACATCTCGACAGTCGTAGGAACCTGAAGCGAGAGCACATTTTTCAGAACTGAACTATTTAAAGTTGTGATTGTGTGATCAAATATGGCTGCAAGTAGAGAAGTGTGAAAACATTGTTCAGATCAATGTCTGTTGTAAATTTGATGTGCgagttaaatgaaataaaaacctcaAATGCAGCTTTGACTGTAATAACAGAGTGACATTTTACACTAAAACATCTCCAGTGTTTTGTTTAGTGCTGcagaaataatatttaatattttaatcaaGTTTTCTTGTACATATTAATATGCAAACATCTTGTTAGTCAGTCAAAGCTAGCATCCGGGCAACATGACCTTGCGTTTCAGGATGTTGTGATCGTTTATGGGTTAGATAATTAATAGATGCATTGAGAAGGTTTTCTGCAGATTAATGCATAATGACCATAGTCATGAGTTGCAGCCCTGTCTTTGCCTCCTAATGCCAACTTCTTTAAAACATCACTCTCATCGTTTGTAAAGCAAGCTATCTGCCAAAACGTAAAAGTCTCAAGCAACAGCTTAGAAAACCCTGATGACATTTTCTATGATATTTCTCAGACTTTTGGAGGCTCCCTCCAGAGCCACAGGTAGGTAGATTAATAGATGAACTTGGATACATTTACTTTATGGATACCCAACTGGGAAATTCTGGTATAAATTATACAATGCAACTATTTTCCACAGGGATGAGCTCACGCCTTACATACATTTCAGACTGAGTATAGTTTCAGtttagtattttaaaatcagatgATTGTACCTGACTTGTGGAGAGGATGAACTGATTGCTGATGAGATAGGCTTCGTCTTTGAACATCTCTGGCTTCTCCACCTTCAATTCTTGTGCAATATCTCTTAGTCCTATTAAATGATTGTCTATTGCCGTCCCTGTAATAGCCTGAACATGAGAAAGAACAGATGtgttatgtgtttttcttttttgagagAACAAAGTAAAGATTGTAATAGAAATCTAGAGGAAGTTAAAGAAAAGTTACCTGGATGGTGTACTTTGTCTGGGCAGTTATTGCACCTCGTAACATCTCCATCTTTTCTGCGTCctggagaaacaaacaaacagctgaaaatCAATACTAGAGTGATGTAAAAACACGATTATCTAAACTGAGATTCTAATCTACTGTATAACAGGTGTTTTCGATCTAAAACATCTTACACTTGCACTGGGTTTCCCATCACTCATTGCTTTGGAGAAGGCCAGGGCCTCTGGTGTTGCTGAACGGATGTTGTCCACTCGGCCTTCCTGAAAACGCCGTATAGAAGCACTCTCATAGGTCGACACTGGTCTGCCATGACATCTAGagtaacacaaaaacagaaagcctTGTAGCTGTGAGCCTAGTGGAAATATAATGTATAAAAATCCTTTACAGTCATAGTTATCTCACCTGTAGTAGGCCAACTGCAGGGCAACCTGGATGTAGGCATCTGGACTCATTTTCTGCTTCTTGATGAACTCTTTCCCGTAGTCATAGAATTTATGGACATTCATGTCAAGATTTTTTACTTGCCTGCgataaaaagaataaatcatACTTTAAGCTAAAGGCATTCAACTCAAGCACTTATACAGGAACCAGCAGAAAGACATTTTGAGCAAAAATTTAGATCTAAtttccaaaaatgtttaaatcagtTTGTTAAAATCCTTAAAATCAAACACATAtcataaaacatcaaaatataagGAACATTTCGAGAAAAGATTTGATTCATTTCTTTGATTGTACAGATAGCAAAATCAAGCCAGACCTCTGTAGCTTGTCAGCAGAAGAGGCGAGGAGTTTGTGAATCTCTGGAGTGCATTTCCATCGGAGTCTGCGCGGTGCGTGCAGATCGCTCACACTCGCGGCTCTGACCAGCTTTGATGGGCTGCCAATCCTGATGGATCATGGGAATAAAATGTCACCTGGCATTCTCCTCAGATAGTCTTATTTGGGTTCTTTCAAAGCTCATGCAAGAAAATATCACATCCACGTTTGCATTGAAGTTCTTACATGTATTTGAGGAGATACTCCGTGCACTGCACCAGGACAATTCCCTCAAACGGTGAGTGTTCACACACGACTCCGCAGCAGCCGTCAGCTCCTATGACAAACTGACACAGTCATGATATTATTAGTGgtattttcatgattttaacCACACTGCAAAGCTAGATTATCCAACATCTAATTAATTTGCACTTTAATGCCATGCTCATGCATTCTGCTGCATGTTGGATTTCCTCACCCTGTAGTGAAGAATTTATTAAAGAAGATGCCTCAGACTCTATATGAAGGGAATATTAATCATGTAATCCATTCAAGTAATCTGA
This window harbors:
- the c6h10orf53 gene encoding UPF0728 protein C10orf53 homolog yields the protein MPKLARVTLCYGPYESSGVVQYRTFRLQGLQAALRARGHQCVMEETRAWNTVELVVNGELVFSCDTQQLEFGGDGKLDPVCIEAVNAVDNAY
- the chata gene encoding choline O-acetyltransferase encodes the protein MPVLDQDPSKDSGGSDGLPKLPLPALKDTLDLYLRCMKHLLTEEQFNKTKIIVEQFGAPGGVGELLQSKLEERRENKANWVYEYWLNDMYLNNRLSLPVNSSPVMVFPQQNFRAPIDSLRFAAHLISGVLEYKTLLDARALPVDYARGQLAGTPLCMEQYYRLFTSYRLPGPERDTLVAQESSVMPEPEHIIVACKNQFFVLDVVINFRRLNERDLLTQLERIAKMAESEEERLPPIGLLTSDGRTEWAESRSVLMRESTNRDSLDMIERCLCLVCLDEATGPELSDTTRAMLMLHGGGVAKNSGNRWYDKPMQFVIGADGCCGVVCEHSPFEGIVLVQCTEYLLKYMIGSPSKLVRAASVSDLHAPRRLRWKCTPEIHKLLASSADKLQRQVKNLDMNVHKFYDYGKEFIKKQKMSPDAYIQVALQLAYYRCHGRPVSTYESASIRRFQEGRVDNIRSATPEALAFSKAMSDGKPSASDAEKMEMLRGAITAQTKYTIQAITGTAIDNHLIGLRDIAQELKVEKPEMFKDEAYLISNQFILSTSQVPTTVEMFCCYGPVVPNGYGACYNPQSDHIIFCVSSFHDSPQSCSAEFVKCLVQGLLDMRDLCNKFNCSSSTGKKQGQTLETNMQSDKNWQIKVPQRPTDLSKNQQTLPQVVLKTPGQSTMEAQTQTPSQGETQALKNGSK